The following proteins are encoded in a genomic region of Acidobacteriota bacterium:
- the waaC gene encoding lipopolysaccharide heptosyltransferase I, with translation MRILIVKLSSIGDIIHALPAVAAIRRALPEAQISWVVEARSAEIIRGCPLVDNLIEIDTRSIRGKVVDKIVSEISWQAKLIRKHKYDIAIDFQGLIKSAAIAKISGAKQRWGFAKRDLREKASRYFLTNTVSIEPKTHIIRKQLRLASSTLGFEYDDALIEFPIATTYDHRAEAGAIIARSGEKFAILNPAGGWVTKLWHAEKFGELADRIFEETGMISVVATAPNEVELAQTVVANSRTGKLILTQPSLKGFYELARQARIYVGGDTGPTHLAVAAGIPVVGLFGPTEWWRNGSLTPGDICVERTDITCRVDCHRRTCDNWICMDSDVDSVMAAVIRRISTSEPRPSDS, from the coding sequence ATGCGAATACTGATAGTAAAGCTGAGCAGCATCGGCGACATAATTCATGCGTTGCCAGCGGTCGCGGCCATAAGGCGGGCGCTGCCTGAGGCACAGATTTCTTGGGTCGTTGAGGCTCGTTCGGCTGAAATTATTCGCGGTTGTCCGCTCGTTGACAATTTGATCGAGATCGACACGCGTTCGATACGTGGGAAAGTCGTCGACAAGATCGTTTCCGAGATCTCGTGGCAGGCAAAATTGATCCGAAAGCACAAGTACGACATTGCGATCGATTTTCAGGGGCTCATTAAATCTGCTGCGATCGCTAAGATCAGCGGAGCAAAGCAGCGCTGGGGATTTGCGAAAAGAGACTTGCGAGAGAAGGCAAGCCGTTATTTTCTAACAAATACGGTTTCGATCGAACCGAAGACACATATAATCCGAAAACAACTTCGTCTCGCATCGTCCACCCTTGGATTTGAATACGACGATGCTCTTATAGAATTCCCGATCGCAACTACCTACGATCATCGAGCGGAGGCGGGAGCGATAATCGCTCGATCAGGCGAAAAATTCGCCATCCTTAACCCTGCCGGCGGCTGGGTGACGAAGCTGTGGCACGCCGAAAAATTCGGCGAACTGGCAGACCGCATATTTGAAGAAACGGGTATGATCTCGGTCGTCGCCACTGCTCCAAACGAGGTCGAACTAGCACAAACGGTCGTCGCAAACAGCCGGACAGGGAAACTGATATTAACTCAGCCGAGCCTCAAAGGGTTTTATGAACTTGCGCGTCAGGCACGAATCTATGTCGGCGGCGACACCGGGCCTACACATTTAGCGGTGGCTGCGGGAATACCGGTCGTCGGGCTTTTCGGCCCTACCGAATGGTGGAGAAACGGCAGTTTGACTCCAGGCGATATTTGTGTTGAACGAACCGATATCACATGCCGCGTCGATTGCCATCGGCGAACATGTGACAATTGGATCTGCATGGACTCAGATGTCGACTCGGTTATGGCGGCTGTTATCCGCCGGATCTCGACGAGCGAACCGCGCCCGAGCGATTCATAA
- a CDS encoding DUF4912 domain-containing protein, with protein sequence MKTKVAKTKKANKKAAVIEVDPFATAVVDNSAKKPTARKTATVRETRVISETPKKAARKSAKKVTLDPFAEIAVEAVASSPTKKRGAKTASKAVAVKAVSETTTVAAGQSKSAIKATKTKSIKKTDLDVTNELAASEPKADLSPVFKALAEVKLPELKRENRARLQMQTPTRLYFYWSIRENPWHTLRNVFGDDLGSYTLVVKLIDKRTDRETISQCEAEGNWWFDVEPDGEYQAEIGFYAPNRPYFRIVYSNTISTPRRSPSPRAATESDWTVSANKFAEVLDVAGFSRDAFDAAMAGDDVAASSDASHTAFTRLVGNNDNDIRGIAAEEIRYALVALASGTSLEELRFRISPALFAILQANAANIEAGRAMSALTEYFDIDETEWTEEQFGPAVYGASLVNFPRTLKTKVLSPKYTPRYDPVSSHSIR encoded by the coding sequence ATGAAGACAAAGGTGGCAAAAACAAAGAAAGCAAATAAAAAGGCAGCAGTGATCGAGGTCGATCCGTTCGCGACGGCTGTTGTAGACAACAGCGCAAAAAAGCCGACGGCAAGGAAGACTGCCACGGTCAGAGAGACAAGAGTAATTTCCGAAACGCCAAAAAAAGCGGCTCGCAAATCGGCAAAAAAGGTCACCCTTGACCCGTTCGCCGAAATTGCCGTCGAGGCGGTCGCGTCGTCGCCGACAAAGAAGCGTGGAGCAAAAACAGCGTCGAAGGCCGTCGCGGTCAAAGCAGTGTCAGAGACGACGACCGTAGCAGCCGGACAATCAAAATCAGCGATCAAGGCGACAAAAACGAAGAGCATCAAGAAAACCGATCTTGACGTGACCAACGAACTCGCCGCGAGCGAACCAAAGGCCGATCTTTCGCCTGTATTCAAGGCCCTCGCTGAAGTCAAACTCCCCGAACTGAAACGCGAGAATCGAGCCCGTCTGCAAATGCAGACGCCGACACGTTTGTATTTCTACTGGTCGATCCGCGAAAATCCGTGGCACACGCTGCGCAATGTTTTCGGCGACGACCTAGGCAGCTACACGCTCGTCGTCAAGCTGATCGACAAACGCACGGACCGCGAAACGATCAGCCAATGCGAGGCCGAAGGGAACTGGTGGTTCGACGTCGAACCGGACGGGGAATATCAGGCCGAGATCGGTTTTTACGCACCGAACCGGCCGTATTTTCGCATTGTCTATTCGAACACGATATCTACGCCGCGACGTTCGCCCAGCCCGCGTGCGGCGACCGAATCCGACTGGACCGTGTCGGCAAACAAATTTGCCGAGGTTCTCGATGTCGCCGGATTCTCGCGTGATGCGTTTGACGCCGCGATGGCCGGTGACGATGTCGCCGCCTCGTCGGACGCTTCGCACACAGCATTCACGCGGCTCGTCGGCAACAATGACAACGACATCCGCGGCATCGCCGCCGAAGAGATCCGTTACGCCCTTGTCGCACTTGCATCAGGCACATCGCTCGAAGAACTCCGTTTCCGCATCAGCCCGGCATTGTTCGCGATCCTACAGGCAAACGCCGCCAACATTGAGGCCGGCCGTGCCATGTCCGCCCTGACCGAGTATTTCGACATCGACGAGACCGAGTGGACCGAAGAACAATTCGGCCCCGCCGTTTACGGAGCCAGCCTCGTCAATTTTCCGCGAACACTGAAAACAAAAGTGCTCTCGCCGAAATACACCCCGCGGTACGATCCTGTCAGTTCGCACAGTATTCGATAG
- a CDS encoding DUF1957 domain-containing protein, which produces MPTGYFSLILHAHLPFVRHPEYPEFLEEDWLYEAITEVYLPLIFIFQTLHEAGVKPRLAMNVSPPLCEMLADEMLQTRYTAHLENLFELAKKELDRTKTESHEFQDVAKMYVENLSSSLDLWNNRYNRNLINAFRELQDEGVIEIITCCATHGFIPLISTVESRRAQVQIAVANYKKHFHRQPRGIWLAECAYEPGVEDLLKDAGIEYFISDTHAILYGDPRPRFGVHAPVVTPNGTAVFARDVETSQQVWSAEIGYPGNDLYREFYRDIGWDAPLDYLAPHLHADGSRRHLGLKYHRITGRDVPQNLKQPYIPSLAREKAAENASHFISERIKQAHMLRGTFEGHPPLVVSPYDAELYGHWWFEGPQFIDFFFKKIHFDQNDIQCITPGDFLDSGLPIQVQRPTASSWGEAGYYKVWINEGNSWMYPFQHDAERKMTELANKFKSSPPYEGGVAAASADGVVLFASRILNQLARELLLAQSSDWAFQIYQGTTVEYSSRRFQSHIQRFHMLAEMLESGEVDHELLAEIENRDNIFAEIDFRSYISSPKD; this is translated from the coding sequence ATGCCGACCGGATATTTCAGCCTCATTTTACACGCTCATCTGCCGTTCGTGCGGCATCCGGAATATCCTGAGTTCCTCGAGGAAGACTGGCTGTACGAAGCGATCACCGAGGTTTACTTACCGTTAATTTTCATCTTTCAAACGCTCCACGAAGCCGGCGTCAAACCGCGTCTTGCGATGAACGTTTCGCCGCCTTTGTGCGAAATGCTCGCCGACGAGATGCTGCAAACGCGTTACACCGCACATCTCGAAAACCTGTTCGAACTCGCAAAAAAAGAGCTTGACCGCACCAAAACCGAGTCGCACGAATTTCAAGACGTTGCAAAGATGTACGTCGAAAACCTCTCGTCGTCGCTCGACCTGTGGAACAACCGTTACAACCGCAATCTCATCAACGCCTTCCGTGAACTGCAGGACGAGGGCGTCATCGAGATCATCACATGCTGTGCGACGCACGGCTTTATTCCGCTTATTTCGACCGTCGAATCAAGACGAGCGCAGGTGCAGATCGCGGTCGCAAATTACAAGAAACATTTCCATCGGCAGCCGCGGGGAATATGGCTCGCCGAGTGTGCCTACGAGCCTGGCGTCGAAGACCTGTTAAAAGACGCCGGCATCGAATATTTTATAAGCGACACGCACGCAATACTTTACGGCGATCCTCGGCCGCGATTTGGTGTTCATGCACCGGTAGTCACGCCGAATGGAACCGCCGTTTTCGCACGCGATGTCGAGACGAGCCAGCAGGTTTGGTCGGCTGAGATCGGCTATCCGGGCAACGACCTGTACCGCGAATTTTACCGCGACATCGGCTGGGACGCGCCGCTCGATTATCTCGCTCCGCATCTGCACGCCGATGGAAGCCGCCGCCATCTCGGCCTGAAATATCACCGCATCACCGGCCGCGATGTGCCGCAGAATCTCAAACAGCCGTACATTCCTTCGCTGGCTCGCGAGAAGGCTGCGGAGAACGCATCGCACTTCATCAGCGAACGTATCAAGCAGGCACACATGCTCAGAGGAACATTCGAAGGCCATCCGCCGCTCGTCGTATCTCCGTATGACGCAGAGCTTTACGGCCACTGGTGGTTCGAGGGGCCGCAGTTCATCGACTTCTTTTTCAAAAAGATCCACTTCGATCAAAACGATATCCAGTGCATCACGCCCGGCGATTTTCTCGACTCCGGCCTTCCGATCCAGGTCCAACGGCCCACCGCCTCGAGCTGGGGCGAGGCTGGCTATTACAAGGTCTGGATCAACGAAGGCAACTCGTGGATGTACCCGTTCCAACACGACGCGGAACGAAAAATGACCGAACTCGCGAATAAGTTCAAAAGCTCCCCTCCTTACGAAGGAGGGGTGGCAGCCGCTTCGGCTGACGGGGTGGTTCTCTTTGCCTCGCGGATCCTCAACCAACTCGCCCGCGAACTCCTCCTCGCCCAATCCTCTGACTGGGCGTTCCAGATCTATCAGGGGACGACGGTCGAATACTCATCCCGTAGATTCCAGTCGCACATACAACGTTTCCACATGCTCGCCGAGATGCTTGAATCAGGTGAGGTCGATCACGAGCTTCTCGCTGAGATCGAGAATCGCGACAACATCTTCGCAGAGATCGATTTTCGAAGTTATATTTCCAGCCCGAAAGACTAA
- a CDS encoding VCBS repeat-containing protein, protein MSGQNAGVGLNAPTALKATDSVYATKVGLHWEPVPYAIVYRVFRSATNDSQSAISVGSTSANFFFDATAIAGQQYFYWVRAENSESVSPLGSSDAGMRAVGNNSPGAPFPPLEPPIVPGGNPLTAAKAYLGKTLFWDEQLSSTKTVSCGTCHRPAAGGSDPRTNSLTRHPGFDGAFNTDDDVFGSPGVPNSLATGEYSSIQHFGVGLQVTNRRSPSYLNAGYTTDGIFWDGRARDQFRDPITNSILLASFGGLESQSVFPPLSTAEMGHVGRDWPAIVTRLNDSRPLALAHDIPSGLANWLSGRTYPQLFEEAFGTPEITPARIAMAIATHERMLFSDQTPLDRWSAQLEPLTTQEEQGRTIFIAQQCTFCHGGALLSNASYQNVGVRPINEDPGRGAVTGVTADFGRFKTPPLRNLELKGNYFHNGRFATVEDVVEFYNRGGDFDAPNVDPRIQPLNLTIAQRAALVSFLKRPLTDQRVAQELPPFDRPKLYTESTYVPTISGNGRIGAAGITPNAIALEPPVLGNPRFTVSVSQTVGGSSAVLVIDAADPGVGTSIPASGSFARVETTLSGSGGENGYGSAVLSIPNDPSIVGRSFYGRWYVTDAGAANGFSVSRLITFTIFGNGGGRAPFDFDGDGKTEISIYRPAAGEWWYERSSNGTNFAAQFGNASDKPVPADYTGDGKTDIAFWRPSNGNWFVLRSEDLSFYAFPFGLGSDVTIPADYDGDGKADAAVFRPSTNTWYIQRSSGGTDIIGFGSVGDKPVPADYDGDGRADIAVFRPKGASGAEWWVRRSSNGSVFALVFGASVDKPVQGDYTGDGKTDIAFWRPSNGSWFILRSEDLSFYSFPFGTSGDLPLIGDFDGDGKSDPGVFRPSTSNWFVQRSTAGTLIRQFGVTGDLPIPNSFVP, encoded by the coding sequence GTGAGCGGTCAGAACGCCGGCGTCGGCCTGAATGCCCCAACCGCCTTGAAAGCGACTGATTCGGTTTATGCGACAAAGGTTGGATTACATTGGGAACCTGTACCTTACGCTATTGTTTATCGGGTCTTTAGATCAGCGACCAATGATTCGCAGTCTGCAATTTCGGTCGGATCGACCTCTGCGAATTTCTTTTTCGACGCGACCGCGATCGCTGGGCAGCAATATTTCTATTGGGTACGAGCTGAAAATAGTGAATCGGTCAGTCCGCTTGGTTCTTCCGATGCAGGGATGAGGGCCGTAGGCAACAACTCTCCAGGAGCACCATTTCCGCCTCTTGAGCCTCCTATCGTTCCGGGCGGAAACCCGCTTACCGCGGCGAAGGCATATCTCGGCAAAACACTTTTCTGGGACGAGCAGCTTTCTTCAACAAAAACTGTCTCGTGCGGTACCTGTCATCGGCCTGCCGCGGGCGGATCAGATCCGCGAACCAACTCTTTGACGAGACATCCCGGCTTCGATGGTGCATTTAATACCGACGATGACGTATTTGGTTCACCGGGCGTTCCTAACAGCCTAGCGACCGGCGAATATTCGTCAATCCAACATTTTGGGGTTGGCCTACAAGTAACAAATCGGCGCTCGCCATCGTATCTCAACGCCGGATACACCACAGACGGTATCTTTTGGGATGGACGTGCACGCGATCAGTTTCGCGATCCGATCACGAATTCGATATTGCTGGCGAGTTTTGGAGGCCTCGAAAGTCAGTCCGTGTTTCCGCCCTTATCAACCGCCGAAATGGGACATGTTGGCCGTGATTGGCCAGCAATTGTTACTCGACTAAATGACTCAAGGCCTTTGGCTCTCGCTCACGATATCCCATCGGGTTTAGCCAATTGGTTATCGGGCCGAACATATCCGCAGCTTTTTGAGGAAGCTTTTGGAACGCCTGAGATCACACCGGCCCGCATTGCAATGGCAATAGCGACCCATGAACGAATGCTTTTCTCTGACCAGACGCCTCTAGACCGATGGTCCGCACAACTCGAACCGTTAACAACCCAAGAAGAACAGGGCCGAACAATATTCATCGCTCAACAATGTACGTTTTGCCACGGCGGAGCTCTTCTAAGTAATGCGTCATATCAGAATGTAGGGGTCAGGCCGATAAATGAAGATCCGGGCCGAGGTGCCGTCACGGGAGTTACCGCTGATTTTGGCCGATTCAAAACACCGCCGCTTCGCAACCTCGAATTAAAGGGAAACTATTTCCACAACGGGCGTTTCGCAACAGTTGAGGACGTTGTCGAGTTTTACAATCGCGGAGGTGATTTTGATGCCCCCAATGTCGATCCGCGGATCCAGCCGCTCAACCTTACCATCGCCCAGCGTGCCGCTCTCGTCTCATTTTTAAAGCGGCCGCTGACCGATCAAAGGGTCGCTCAGGAATTGCCGCCATTTGATCGGCCGAAGCTGTATACCGAATCTACTTACGTTCCGACGATCAGTGGAAACGGCCGCATCGGAGCGGCCGGAATAACTCCAAATGCTATCGCTCTTGAGCCGCCGGTACTCGGGAATCCGCGTTTTACCGTTTCCGTTTCACAAACCGTCGGAGGCTCCTCCGCGGTTCTCGTGATCGATGCCGCTGATCCAGGTGTTGGAACCTCCATACCCGCTTCGGGCTCGTTTGCCCGCGTCGAGACAACTCTTTCGGGCTCGGGGGGAGAGAACGGCTATGGCTCGGCGGTGCTGTCGATCCCGAACGACCCATCGATCGTCGGCCGTTCGTTCTATGGCCGCTGGTACGTGACCGACGCAGGTGCAGCGAATGGCTTTTCGGTTTCCCGGCTGATCACATTCACAATATTTGGAAACGGCGGCGGTCGTGCGCCGTTCGATTTCGACGGCGACGGCAAGACCGAAATTTCGATCTATCGCCCGGCGGCAGGTGAATGGTGGTACGAGCGTTCGTCAAACGGCACCAATTTCGCGGCTCAATTTGGTAACGCGTCTGATAAACCGGTCCCAGCCGACTACACGGGCGACGGAAAAACGGACATCGCATTTTGGCGGCCTTCGAACGGAAACTGGTTCGTGCTGCGCTCCGAAGACCTTTCGTTCTACGCGTTTCCGTTTGGTCTGGGCTCGGATGTCACGATTCCGGCAGATTATGACGGCGACGGCAAAGCGGACGCTGCTGTGTTCCGGCCGTCGACGAATACCTGGTATATCCAACGTTCATCCGGAGGCACCGATATTATTGGATTTGGCTCCGTCGGTGACAAACCCGTTCCGGCAGACTACGACGGAGATGGAAGAGCGGATATTGCGGTCTTTAGGCCAAAGGGCGCCTCAGGAGCGGAATGGTGGGTCCGGCGCAGCTCGAATGGTTCGGTCTTCGCACTTGTATTCGGTGCCTCTGTAGATAAACCGGTCCAGGGTGACTATACCGGCGACGGCAAGACGGACATAGCTTTCTGGCGGCCCTCGAACGGCAGTTGGTTCATCTTGCGGAGCGAAGACCTCTCGTTCTATTCATTCCCATTCGGAACTTCCGGCGACCTGCCGTTGATCGGCGATTTTGACGGCGATGGAAAATCAGATCCGGGCGTGTTCCGTCCGTCGACTTCGAATTGGTTCGTCCAGCGATCGACCGCTGGAACGCTGATCCGGCAGTTCGGTGTCACAGGCGATCTGCCGATACCTAATTCGTTCGTGCCTTAG
- a CDS encoding inositol-3-phosphate synthase, protein MGNRTDIVPANGKLGVLLVGLGAVSTTLVAGVEAIKRGISEPVGSLTQLGTIRLGKRTDIRSPKINEFVPLAKLDDIVFGAWDIFHDNAFEAAMNAGVLDKDLLNQVSEPLASLKPMPAVFEQNYVKRLHGENVKTGKNKMDLAEQLIADIAQFKADNGCDRLVMVWAASTEIYIEESEVHASLAAFEKAMYDDDGRIAPSMIYAYAALKSNVPFANGAPNLTVDIPAMTELADQTRTPICGKDFKTGQTLMKTILAPGLKSRMLGLDGWYSTNILGNRDGEVLDDPENFKSKEVSKLSVLEHIFQPEVYPGLYGDFSHVVKINYYPPRGDNKEGWDNIDIFGWLGYKMQIKVNFLCRDSILAAPLALDLALFMDLASRAGMKGIQEWLSFYFKAPQTAPGLYPEHDIFIQLMKLKNTLRHMMGEELITHLGLEYYD, encoded by the coding sequence ATGGGAAATCGAACAGACATCGTCCCGGCGAACGGCAAACTTGGCGTATTGTTGGTCGGACTTGGGGCCGTTAGTACCACGTTGGTGGCAGGAGTCGAGGCGATAAAACGCGGCATTTCGGAGCCGGTCGGATCTTTGACACAGCTTGGCACGATCCGTCTCGGAAAGCGTACCGACATTCGTAGCCCAAAGATCAACGAATTTGTGCCGCTGGCCAAGCTCGACGACATTGTTTTTGGGGCTTGGGATATCTTTCATGACAACGCGTTCGAAGCCGCGATGAATGCGGGCGTCCTAGACAAAGATCTGCTCAATCAAGTTTCAGAGCCGCTCGCTTCCCTAAAACCGATGCCCGCTGTTTTCGAACAGAATTACGTAAAGCGGCTACATGGTGAGAACGTCAAGACCGGCAAGAATAAGATGGACCTTGCCGAGCAACTAATTGCTGACATCGCACAGTTTAAGGCCGACAATGGCTGCGACCGCCTGGTCATGGTCTGGGCCGCTTCGACCGAGATATACATCGAAGAATCCGAGGTCCACGCTTCGCTCGCGGCTTTCGAAAAAGCAATGTACGACGACGACGGCCGCATCGCTCCGTCGATGATCTACGCTTATGCAGCGTTAAAATCAAACGTACCCTTTGCTAACGGCGCACCGAACCTGACAGTCGATATTCCTGCAATGACGGAACTCGCAGATCAGACGCGCACGCCGATCTGCGGCAAAGATTTCAAGACCGGACAAACGCTGATGAAGACGATCCTCGCTCCGGGCCTGAAATCCAGAATGCTCGGCCTCGACGGCTGGTATTCGACCAATATCCTCGGAAACCGCGACGGCGAGGTTCTCGACGATCCCGAAAATTTCAAATCTAAGGAAGTTTCGAAACTCTCGGTCCTCGAACACATCTTCCAGCCCGAGGTCTATCCCGGCCTCTACGGCGATTTTTCGCACGTCGTCAAGATCAACTATTATCCTCCTCGCGGCGATAATAAAGAAGGCTGGGACAACATCGATATCTTCGGATGGCTTGGTTACAAAATGCAAATCAAGGTCAATTTCCTCTGCCGCGACTCGATCCTCGCGGCCCCGCTGGCACTCGACCTCGCACTGTTCATGGACCTCGCGAGCCGTGCCGGTATGAAGGGAATCCAAGAATGGCTTTCGTTCTATTTCAAGGCCCCGCAGACCGCGCCCGGGCTCTATCCGGAGCATGATATTTTCATTCAGCTAATGAAGTTGAAAAATACTCTTCGCCATATGATGGGCGAAGAGCTGATCACGCACCTCGGCCTCGAATATTACGATTAG
- a CDS encoding ATP-dependent Clp protease ATP-binding subunit — protein MKQESAKRKDSGEQGILLDPERKSPRAAEFEDKLSAQIVGQERAVRRMSGLFQIYLAGMNNPSRPIGTMLFLGPTGSGKTRVVEAASEVLFNEPHTVVKIDCAEFQHSHEIAKLIGSPPGYLGHRETSPMLTQENLDKAHTEDTKLTFVLFDEIEKASDSLWQLLLGILDKATLTLGDNRRVDFSRTVVIMTSNLGAREMSEMISGGIGFAPTKTDQVKADNEIDTKIYRTALEAAKRKFSPEFMNRIDKVVVFRSLKEHHLRQILDIELRAVQDRITESAGTKFAFECTGEAKEYLLSEGIDLKYGARHLKRSIERFLVYPLSNLVATQQVETGDFVMVDFNEETKMLTFTKQSGKMIIADPKDSSSDDELLISADGVGMPLPQAEAAVGLSKSKGENNDV, from the coding sequence ATGAAACAGGAATCGGCAAAACGAAAAGACAGCGGCGAACAAGGCATACTGCTCGACCCCGAACGGAAAAGCCCGCGGGCAGCAGAATTTGAGGATAAATTGTCCGCGCAGATCGTCGGACAGGAGCGTGCGGTTCGCCGGATGAGCGGCCTGTTTCAAATATACTTGGCCGGAATGAACAATCCGTCCCGTCCGATCGGCACAATGCTATTCCTCGGGCCGACAGGTTCGGGTAAGACCCGCGTCGTCGAAGCCGCCTCCGAAGTTCTGTTCAACGAGCCGCACACGGTCGTCAAGATCGATTGTGCCGAGTTCCAACATTCACACGAGATCGCCAAACTGATCGGCTCGCCTCCGGGATACCTCGGTCATCGCGAAACCTCGCCGATGCTGACGCAGGAAAACCTCGATAAGGCCCATACAGAGGACACGAAACTGACGTTCGTACTGTTTGACGAGATCGAAAAGGCTTCGGATTCGCTATGGCAGTTGCTGCTTGGTATTTTGGACAAAGCGACCCTGACACTCGGCGACAACCGCCGTGTTGATTTTTCGCGGACCGTCGTCATCATGACCTCCAATCTCGGGGCACGCGAAATGTCCGAGATGATCTCGGGCGGAATCGGGTTCGCACCGACCAAGACCGATCAGGTCAAGGCCGACAACGAGATCGACACCAAGATCTACCGCACCGCACTCGAGGCCGCGAAACGTAAATTCTCACCGGAGTTTATGAACCGCATCGACAAGGTCGTCGTGTTCCGCAGCCTCAAGGAACATCACCTGCGGCAGATCCTCGACATCGAACTGCGTGCTGTTCAGGATCGCATAACGGAATCGGCCGGGACGAAATTCGCGTTCGAATGTACCGGCGAAGCTAAGGAATATTTGCTCAGCGAAGGAATCGATCTCAAATACGGTGCCCGCCACCTCAAGCGTTCGATCGAGCGTTTTCTCGTCTATCCGCTGTCAAATCTCGTCGCGACCCAACAGGTCGAGACGGGCGATTTTGTGATGGTCGATTTTAACGAAGAAACAAAGATGCTGACTTTTACGAAACAGTCAGGAAAGATGATCATTGCTGATCCAAAGGATTCTTCCTCGGATGATGAGTTGCTCATTAGCGCAGATGGTGTCGGAATGCCGCTGCCGCAGGCTGAGGCAGCGGTCGGTTTGAGCAAATCTAAGGGTGAGAATAACGACGTTTAA
- the glpK gene encoding glycerol kinase GlpK, with translation MSYILALDQGTTSSRSIIFDHDGNTVAVGQREFAQIFPRSGWVEHDPEEIWRSQVETAFEALQRADITAADIVALGITNQRETTVIWDRKTSVPIYNAIVWQDRRTSDWCSRFRESHGELIKQKTGLECDAYFSASKISWLLDNVDGAREKAESGELAFGTIDTWLVWRLTNGRSHITDPSNASRTMLYNINRLEWDVELLDIFNIPYVLLPDVRASSEVFCEVKSPGQLDGIKIASIVGDQQAALFGQACFDAGTTKNTYGTGCFMLQNVGISPVASEHRLLSTVAWQIERRTEYALEGSVFIGGAVIQWLRDSLGVIADSSEVEALAGSVADNGGVYFVPAFSGLGTPHWDQEARGLIIGLTRGTGKAHIARAAVESIAFQTADLLAAMNSDSGVDLTELRVDGGATRNKGLLQFQADILQIPVVRSATSETTALGAAYLAGLAVRFWASTDELAEHWRSDGRFEPRMDRSAAMSITERWHEAVQRSLAWDRHQ, from the coding sequence ATGAGTTACATTCTCGCCTTAGATCAGGGCACCACCAGCAGCCGCAGCATTATCTTCGACCATGATGGCAATACAGTCGCCGTTGGTCAAAGGGAATTCGCGCAGATATTCCCGCGTTCCGGGTGGGTCGAACACGATCCCGAGGAGATATGGCGGTCGCAAGTGGAAACAGCTTTCGAAGCCCTGCAGCGGGCAGATATAACCGCAGCCGATATAGTTGCCCTAGGCATCACTAATCAACGTGAAACCACGGTTATATGGGATCGCAAGACCAGTGTGCCGATCTATAACGCCATCGTCTGGCAGGATCGGCGAACGTCTGATTGGTGTTCGCGATTTCGTGAATCTCACGGTGAGTTGATCAAGCAGAAGACAGGGCTTGAATGCGATGCCTATTTCTCGGCAAGCAAGATCTCATGGTTGCTTGACAATGTTGACGGTGCAAGGGAGAAGGCCGAGAGCGGTGAGCTTGCTTTCGGCACGATCGACACATGGCTTGTTTGGAGGCTGACAAACGGCCGTTCGCACATAACTGATCCGTCTAATGCCTCGCGGACAATGCTTTACAACATCAATCGGCTTGAATGGGATGTTGAGTTGTTGGACATATTCAACATTCCGTATGTGTTACTTCCGGATGTTCGTGCTTCTTCTGAAGTATTTTGCGAAGTGAAGTCGCCGGGCCAACTCGACGGGATAAAGATCGCAAGTATTGTAGGCGATCAGCAGGCGGCGTTGTTTGGGCAGGCTTGTTTTGATGCGGGTACTACAAAGAACACATATGGCACAGGCTGTTTTATGCTGCAGAACGTCGGGATCTCGCCGGTCGCATCCGAGCATCGATTGCTTTCCACCGTTGCTTGGCAGATCGAGAGACGAACTGAGTATGCGCTCGAGGGCAGTGTCTTTATCGGCGGTGCCGTTATCCAATGGCTGCGGGATTCACTCGGCGTGATAGCTGATTCTTCGGAGGTCGAGGCACTTGCCGGCTCGGTCGCCGATAACGGCGGAGTCTATTTCGTTCCGGCGTTTTCCGGCCTAGGTACGCCGCATTGGGATCAGGAAGCCCGCGGACTGATCATCGGCCTCACACGCGGAACCGGAAAAGCTCACATAGCCCGAGCGGCAGTCGAATCGATCGCTTTCCAGACGGCCGATCTTCTCGCCGCCATGAATTCTGATTCGGGAGTGGATCTCACTGAACTTCGCGTCGATGGCGGTGCCACCCGAAACAAAGGTCTCCTTCAGTTTCAGGCGGACATCTTACAAATACCTGTCGTCCGTTCTGCAACGAGTGAAACGACCGCACTTGGAGCAGCTTATCTTGCTGGACTTGCAGTACGGTTTTGGGCCTCGACAGATGAACTTGCTGAACATTGGCGATCTGACGGCAGATTCGAGCCCCGAATGGATCGTTCGGCCGCGATGTCGATCACTGAACGTTGGCACGAAGCCGTCCAACGGTCACTTGCCTGGGATCGACATCAATAG